Proteins encoded by one window of Chromobacterium violaceum ATCC 12472:
- a CDS encoding porin, whose translation MQKKNLAVIVASLFIVPVAAHADVTIYGFLSGGIESAKATGNGNSAKDYASRTRVVDENSRIGFKGWEDLGGGTKAIWQVESSLRNFENGGTNDKGQTASFGTRNTFIGIDNGDFGKVLLGQNDSAYKMFTGSGNSALGTDVMINTTADNFGASSVNSRGEARLANSIHWFSPNWAGFKLGASWGVDEARTNGTDAKRISLGLGYTWGALNLATAWDKQYDKGVAANTTTASVNSGSNISFYSIAASYKFDSGTFIGGNYEWGNFDQVGGGQVKQDDWQIALGQDFGAASIKLAYGQLGALKNVGAGVNGNDFKAKQWILGGTYNLSKSTQLLAYATKITNNAKASANFANNPVYDTNLGNKDASLTAGNSPQAFGIGMKVSF comes from the coding sequence ATGCAAAAGAAGAATCTGGCAGTAATCGTTGCATCGCTTTTCATCGTACCGGTCGCAGCTCACGCCGATGTGACCATCTATGGTTTCCTGAGCGGCGGCATCGAATCCGCCAAGGCCACCGGCAATGGCAACAGTGCCAAGGACTACGCATCCCGCACTCGCGTGGTAGACGAAAACTCCCGCATCGGCTTCAAGGGCTGGGAAGACTTGGGCGGCGGCACCAAGGCCATCTGGCAAGTAGAAAGCAGCCTGCGCAACTTTGAGAACGGCGGCACCAACGACAAGGGCCAGACCGCATCCTTCGGCACCCGCAACACCTTCATCGGCATCGACAACGGCGACTTCGGCAAGGTGCTGCTGGGTCAGAACGACTCTGCCTACAAGATGTTCACCGGCAGCGGCAATAGCGCGCTGGGCACCGATGTGATGATCAATACCACCGCCGACAACTTCGGCGCCAGCTCGGTCAACAGCCGCGGCGAAGCCCGTCTGGCCAATTCTATCCACTGGTTCTCCCCGAATTGGGCTGGCTTCAAGCTGGGCGCATCCTGGGGCGTGGATGAAGCACGCACCAACGGCACCGACGCTAAACGCATCTCCTTGGGCCTGGGCTACACTTGGGGCGCCCTGAATCTGGCTACCGCTTGGGACAAGCAATACGATAAGGGCGTTGCTGCCAACACCACGACCGCCTCTGTCAATTCCGGCTCCAACATCTCGTTCTACAGCATCGCCGCCAGCTATAAATTCGACTCCGGCACCTTCATTGGCGGCAACTACGAATGGGGCAATTTCGACCAAGTCGGCGGCGGCCAGGTGAAGCAGGATGACTGGCAGATCGCTCTCGGTCAGGATTTTGGCGCAGCCTCAATCAAACTGGCATACGGTCAGCTCGGCGCACTGAAGAATGTCGGTGCGGGCGTAAACGGCAACGATTTCAAGGCCAAGCAATGGATTCTGGGCGGCACCTACAACCTATCCAAATCCACTCAACTGCTGGCCTATGCCACCAAGATCACCAACAATGCCAAGGCAAGTGCAAACTTCGCCAACAACCCGGTCTACGATACCAACCTGGGAAACAAAGATGCGAGTTTGACTGCCGGCAACAGCCCGCAAGCTTTTGGCATCGGCATGAAGGTTTCCTTCTAA
- a CDS encoding DUF3579 domain-containing protein has product MICNPYEIVIQGLTSEGRTFRPSDWAERLAGILASFDTNQKLSYHAFVRPMLLEGVRCVAVDKKLEKVYPQIFQFLMDFAKDNDLRVVDCRTLIDEVYPNKFSA; this is encoded by the coding sequence ATGATCTGCAATCCGTACGAAATCGTGATCCAAGGCCTGACCTCAGAAGGCCGCACTTTCCGCCCCAGCGACTGGGCCGAACGGCTGGCCGGCATCCTGGCCTCCTTCGACACCAACCAGAAGCTGTCCTATCATGCCTTCGTCCGCCCCATGCTGCTGGAAGGCGTGCGTTGCGTCGCCGTCGACAAGAAGCTGGAGAAAGTCTATCCGCAAATCTTCCAGTTTCTGATGGACTTTGCCAAAGACAATGATCTTCGGGTAGTCGACTGTCGAACACTGATCGACGAAGTCTATCCGAACAAGTTTTCGGCATAA
- the dinG gene encoding ATP-dependent DNA helicase DinG, whose translation MLTDAEKDSIRDHYRAISDRLPGFRPRAAQRRMLAEIANALSRAQEKVGDDWPEREGESIAVIEGPTGVGKSLAYLLAGGVMARSRGKKLVVTSATVALQEQLVNRDLPFVVENSGLPLTFALAKGRGRYLCPYRLYGLTAQHAQQSLLQPDPMMALWDHKPEQAELDALSAMADAFHYRKWNGDRDSWDSVVEDGLWARVTNDRHGCLKTACPNRVECPFYLARDTLENVDVVVANHDLMLADVSMGGGVILPAPEESFYCIDEAHHLAKKAVNQFAAEHSLGQALGWLDKVGAVVVHAEAHTGKAELASSAIDSAAACVETLTEWQWLLGSEEALAASSDNLEPSWLIEDGILPERLKASAANMAISARALSKQLDDMGNALSEARKDKSGDVDLDKTATELGFLIGRAEQLMAVWDLFDTETPENAPPIAKWITRRAEGKGDYLFSASPVSAAASLAATLWRRAAGAILTSATLRSLGDFELLLSQTGLKWLPKVSCMALESPFNFDEQGELYLPPLLASPKDPGGHTREIVEWLPKLIDLKEPVGTLVLFSSRKQMQEVGAGLPAELRDRLLIQGDIPKRTLLDTHHQRLKDQQASVIFGLDSFSEGLDLPGESCVHVIIAKLPFAMPDDPVGKTLSRWIEKRGGNPFIELTVPEASIKLVQAVGRLIRTERDYGRVTILDNRLTRQSYGKKLLASLPPFKRI comes from the coding sequence ATGCTGACCGACGCCGAAAAAGACTCAATCCGCGACCATTACCGCGCCATTTCCGACCGCCTGCCGGGCTTTCGTCCGCGCGCCGCGCAACGCCGCATGCTGGCTGAAATCGCCAATGCTTTGTCGCGCGCCCAGGAGAAGGTCGGCGACGACTGGCCGGAGCGCGAAGGCGAAAGCATCGCCGTGATCGAAGGCCCCACCGGCGTCGGCAAGAGCCTGGCCTATTTGCTGGCTGGCGGCGTGATGGCGCGCTCGCGCGGCAAGAAGCTGGTGGTCACCAGCGCCACCGTGGCGCTGCAGGAACAACTGGTCAACCGCGACCTGCCCTTCGTCGTCGAAAACAGCGGTCTGCCGCTGACCTTCGCGCTGGCCAAGGGCCGCGGCCGCTACCTGTGCCCATACCGCCTGTACGGCCTCACCGCCCAGCACGCGCAGCAAAGCCTGCTGCAGCCGGACCCGATGATGGCGCTGTGGGACCACAAGCCGGAACAGGCGGAGCTGGACGCGCTGAGCGCGATGGCCGACGCCTTCCACTACCGCAAATGGAACGGCGACCGCGACAGCTGGGACAGCGTGGTGGAAGACGGCCTGTGGGCGCGCGTCACCAACGACCGCCACGGCTGTTTGAAAACCGCCTGCCCCAACCGCGTCGAATGCCCGTTCTACCTGGCGCGCGACACGCTGGAGAACGTCGACGTGGTGGTGGCCAACCACGACCTGATGCTGGCCGACGTCTCCATGGGCGGCGGCGTCATCCTGCCCGCCCCCGAGGAAAGCTTCTACTGCATAGACGAGGCGCACCACCTGGCGAAAAAAGCCGTCAACCAGTTCGCCGCCGAGCATTCGCTGGGACAGGCGCTGGGCTGGCTGGACAAGGTGGGCGCGGTGGTCGTCCACGCCGAGGCGCACACCGGCAAGGCCGAGCTCGCCAGCAGCGCGATCGACTCCGCCGCCGCCTGCGTGGAAACGCTGACCGAATGGCAATGGTTGCTGGGCAGCGAAGAAGCGCTGGCCGCCAGCAGCGACAATCTGGAGCCGTCCTGGCTGATCGAGGACGGCATCCTGCCCGAGCGGCTGAAGGCCTCGGCCGCCAATATGGCCATCTCGGCCCGCGCGCTGTCAAAGCAGCTGGACGATATGGGCAACGCGCTGTCCGAGGCGCGCAAGGACAAGAGCGGCGACGTGGATCTGGACAAGACCGCCACCGAGCTGGGCTTTCTGATCGGCCGCGCCGAACAATTGATGGCGGTATGGGACCTGTTCGATACCGAAACGCCGGAAAACGCGCCGCCGATCGCCAAATGGATCACCCGCCGCGCCGAAGGCAAGGGCGACTACCTGTTCTCGGCATCGCCGGTCAGCGCCGCCGCCAGTCTGGCGGCCACGCTGTGGCGCCGCGCCGCCGGCGCCATCCTGACCTCGGCCACGCTGCGCTCGCTGGGCGATTTCGAGCTGCTGCTGTCGCAAACCGGCCTGAAATGGCTGCCCAAGGTCAGCTGCATGGCGCTGGAGTCGCCGTTCAACTTCGACGAGCAAGGCGAACTGTACTTGCCGCCGCTGCTGGCCAGCCCCAAGGATCCCGGCGGCCATACCCGCGAGATCGTGGAGTGGCTGCCCAAGCTGATCGACCTGAAAGAGCCGGTGGGCACCCTGGTGCTGTTCTCCTCGCGCAAGCAGATGCAGGAAGTGGGCGCAGGCCTGCCCGCCGAGCTGCGCGACAGGCTGCTGATCCAGGGCGACATCCCCAAGCGCACGCTGCTGGACACCCACCATCAGCGCCTGAAGGATCAGCAGGCCAGCGTGATTTTCGGTCTGGACTCGTTTTCGGAAGGGCTGGATTTGCCCGGCGAAAGCTGCGTGCACGTGATCATCGCCAAGCTGCCCTTCGCCATGCCTGACGATCCGGTCGGCAAAACCCTGTCGCGCTGGATAGAAAAGCGCGGCGGCAATCCCTTCATCGAACTGACGGTGCCGGAGGCCTCGATCAAGCTGGTGCAGGCCGTGGGCCGCCTGATCAGAACCGAGCGCGATTACGGCCGCGTGACCATTCTGGATAACCGCTTGACGCGACAGAGTTACGGCAAAAAGCTGCTGGCCTCGCTGCCGCCATTCAAGCGCATATGA
- a CDS encoding aminotransferase class I/II-fold pyridoxal phosphate-dependent enzyme, with the protein MKPVSRVVVVSDDVTWQAEVLAGLGAAAVRLENPFGLTFVPACTTAETMDLIARDGETQVVLVDRQLKGTANGEAAAQLANRISGFRPEISLYVFLQDDDERALVEELASHAVDGYFYRDEADFNGWFRILVAELAEKSATPFYDKLKQYVRMAKDSWHTPGHSGGDSLKGSNWVGDFHDFVGEHLLRADLSVSVPMLDSLLHPTGVIAESQMLAAKAFGARKTYFATNGTSTSNKVIFQTLLAPGDKLLLDRNCHKSVHHGVILSGARPVYLDSSVNRQYGIFGPVPKTTIYQAIDDNPDARVLILTSCTYDGLRYDLKPIIEAAHEKGIKVIVDEAWYGFARFHPAFRPTALESGADYVTQSTHKVLSAFSQASMIHVNDPRFDEHLFRENFNMHASTSPQYSLIASLDVARKQAVMEGYRLLDRTLKLAQELREKINSTGAFRVLELDDLLPEEVREDGILLDPTKLTVDFSRSGFTADELQQALFERYNIQVEKSTFSTITLLLTIGTTRSKLSRLYDAMLRLAKEGRAPRPLGRMPEIPHFSRLACLPRDAFYEAGERLPLLDDDGRPNPALSGRVCCDQIVPYPPGIPVLVPGQVVDDTILAYLARLQKTQKSIEMHGLAEDGGEFYLRVLKPQELAELPGRSLFN; encoded by the coding sequence ATGAAACCCGTTAGCCGCGTTGTCGTGGTCAGCGACGATGTGACATGGCAGGCCGAGGTGCTGGCCGGCCTGGGAGCCGCCGCCGTGCGGCTGGAGAATCCGTTCGGCCTGACTTTCGTTCCCGCCTGCACCACGGCGGAAACGATGGACCTGATCGCCCGCGACGGCGAAACGCAGGTGGTGCTGGTCGACCGGCAACTGAAAGGCACCGCCAACGGCGAGGCCGCCGCCCAGCTGGCGAACCGCATCAGCGGCTTCCGTCCGGAGATCTCGCTTTACGTCTTCCTGCAGGACGACGACGAGCGGGCCTTGGTGGAGGAGTTGGCCAGCCACGCGGTGGACGGCTACTTCTACCGCGACGAGGCCGACTTCAACGGCTGGTTCCGCATCCTGGTGGCGGAGCTGGCGGAGAAGTCGGCGACGCCGTTCTACGACAAGCTCAAGCAATACGTGCGCATGGCCAAGGATTCCTGGCACACGCCGGGGCATTCCGGCGGCGATTCGCTGAAAGGCAGCAACTGGGTCGGCGATTTCCACGATTTCGTCGGCGAGCACCTGCTGCGGGCCGACCTGTCGGTGTCGGTGCCCATGCTGGACTCGCTGCTGCATCCGACCGGCGTCATCGCCGAGTCGCAGATGCTGGCGGCCAAGGCCTTCGGCGCGCGCAAGACCTATTTCGCCACCAACGGCACGTCCACGTCGAACAAGGTGATCTTCCAGACCCTGCTGGCGCCGGGCGACAAGCTGCTGCTGGATCGCAACTGTCACAAATCGGTCCACCACGGCGTGATCCTGTCCGGCGCGCGGCCGGTATACCTGGACTCGTCGGTCAACCGCCAGTACGGGATTTTCGGGCCGGTGCCCAAGACCACGATTTACCAGGCGATAGACGACAATCCGGACGCGCGAGTGCTGATCCTCACCTCCTGCACCTACGACGGCCTGCGCTACGACCTGAAGCCCATCATCGAGGCCGCGCACGAGAAGGGCATCAAGGTGATCGTCGACGAGGCCTGGTACGGCTTCGCCCGCTTCCACCCCGCGTTCCGGCCGACGGCGCTGGAGTCCGGCGCGGACTACGTGACGCAGAGCACGCACAAGGTGCTGTCGGCGTTCTCGCAGGCCAGCATGATCCACGTCAACGACCCGCGCTTCGACGAGCATTTGTTCCGAGAGAACTTCAACATGCACGCGTCCACCAGCCCTCAGTACAGCCTGATCGCCAGCCTGGACGTGGCGCGCAAGCAGGCGGTGATGGAGGGCTACCGCTTGTTGGACCGCACGCTGAAGCTGGCGCAGGAGCTGCGCGAGAAGATCAATTCCACCGGCGCCTTCCGCGTGCTGGAGCTGGACGATCTGCTGCCGGAAGAGGTGAGGGAGGACGGCATCCTGCTGGATCCGACCAAGCTGACCGTGGACTTCAGCCGCTCCGGCTTCACCGCCGACGAACTGCAGCAGGCGCTGTTCGAGCGTTACAACATTCAGGTGGAGAAGTCGACGTTCAGCACCATCACGCTGCTGCTGACCATCGGCACCACCCGCAGCAAGCTGTCCCGACTTTACGACGCGATGCTGAGGCTGGCCAAGGAGGGCCGTGCGCCGCGGCCGCTGGGGCGCATGCCGGAGATTCCGCACTTCTCCCGGCTGGCCTGCCTGCCGCGCGACGCCTTCTACGAGGCCGGCGAGCGCCTGCCGCTGCTGGACGACGACGGCCGGCCGAATCCGGCATTGAGCGGGCGGGTGTGCTGCGACCAGATCGTGCCGTATCCGCCCGGCATCCCGGTGCTGGTGCCGGGGCAGGTGGTGGACGACACCATCCTGGCCTACCTGGCGCGGCTGCAGAAAACGCAGAAGAGCATCGAGATGCACGGCTTGGCGGAGGATGGCGGCGAGTTTTACCTGCGGGTGCTGAAGCCGCAGGAGCTGGCGGAATTGCCCGGCCGCAGTTTGTTCAATTGA
- the argF gene encoding ornithine carbamoyltransferase: MTSVRHYLQFSDLSPDEYHHLFERSRVLKRRQSAGELHRPLVGKVMSMVFEKNSTRTRVSFEAGMAQLGGHAMFLDTKSSQIGRGEPIEDTARVLSRMSDIIMIRTFEQGLVQRLAAHSRVPVINGLTNEYHPCQVLADIFTYVERHGSIKGKTVAWVGDGNNVCRTWLQAAAVLGFKLKVASPLGYELQTLDGRHYGSDVLEMTRDPARAVHGADIVTTDVFTSMGFEAEQAARREAFEGYQVTAELMKQAKPEALFMHCLPAHRGEEVAAEVIDGPQSVVWDEAENRMHVQKALIEYLLLGHRED, from the coding sequence ATGACGTCCGTAAGGCATTACCTGCAATTCAGCGACCTCTCTCCCGACGAGTATCACCATCTCTTCGAGCGAAGCCGGGTCCTGAAGCGACGACAAAGCGCCGGGGAGCTGCATCGGCCGCTGGTCGGCAAGGTGATGTCCATGGTGTTCGAAAAGAATTCCACCCGCACCCGCGTCTCTTTCGAGGCCGGCATGGCCCAGCTGGGCGGCCACGCGATGTTCCTGGACACCAAGAGCTCGCAGATCGGCCGCGGCGAGCCGATAGAGGACACCGCGCGCGTGCTGTCCCGGATGAGCGACATCATCATGATCCGCACCTTCGAGCAGGGCTTGGTGCAGCGCCTGGCCGCGCATTCGCGGGTGCCGGTGATCAACGGCCTGACCAACGAGTACCACCCTTGCCAGGTGCTGGCCGACATCTTCACCTACGTGGAGCGCCACGGTTCGATCAAGGGCAAGACGGTGGCCTGGGTGGGTGACGGCAACAATGTCTGCCGCACCTGGCTGCAGGCCGCCGCCGTGCTCGGCTTCAAGCTGAAGGTGGCGTCGCCGCTCGGTTACGAGCTCCAGACTCTGGATGGCCGCCATTACGGTTCCGACGTGCTGGAAATGACTCGGGATCCGGCGCGTGCCGTTCACGGAGCGGACATCGTCACCACTGACGTGTTTACCAGCATGGGTTTCGAAGCCGAACAGGCGGCGCGGCGCGAGGCTTTCGAAGGCTACCAGGTGACGGCGGAACTGATGAAGCAGGCCAAGCCGGAAGCGCTGTTCATGCACTGCCTGCCCGCCCATCGCGGCGAGGAGGTGGCGGCCGAGGTGATAGACGGCCCGCAGAGCGTGGTCTGGGACGAGGCAGAGAACCGCATGCACGTGCAGAAGGCCTTGATCGAATATCTGTTGCTGGGGCATCGCGAGGACTGA
- a CDS encoding argininosuccinate synthase, giving the protein MSDIKKVVLAYSGGLDTSVILKWLQDEYQCEVVTFTADIGQGEEVEPARQKAVSLGIKPENIFIEDLREEFVRDFVYPMFRANTIYEGEYLLGTSIARPLIAKRQIEIANQVGADAVSHGATGKGNDQVRFELGYYALKPDVKVIAPWREWDLLSREKLLAYAETHGIDISKKKNGGSPYSMDANLLHISYEGTVLEDPAQEPEEDMWLWSVSPENAPDQAEYVELEYRKGDIVAVNGQALSPAGVLTELNRLGNKHGIGRLDIVENRYVGMKSRGCYETPGGTIMLKAHRAIESITLDREVAHLKDELMPKYAQLIYTGYWWSPERAMLQQMIDASQATVNGWVRLKLYKGNVIVVGRESKTDSLFDPTIATFDEDGGAYNHADAAGFIRLNALRMRIAANARNKRG; this is encoded by the coding sequence ATGTCTGACATCAAGAAAGTGGTTTTGGCGTATTCCGGCGGTCTGGATACCTCGGTGATCCTGAAGTGGCTGCAAGACGAGTATCAATGCGAAGTGGTGACCTTCACCGCCGACATCGGCCAGGGCGAGGAAGTGGAGCCGGCGCGGCAGAAAGCGGTTTCGCTGGGCATCAAGCCGGAAAACATCTTCATCGAGGACCTGCGCGAGGAGTTCGTCCGCGATTTCGTCTACCCGATGTTCCGCGCCAACACTATTTACGAAGGCGAATACCTGCTGGGCACCTCGATCGCCCGGCCGCTGATCGCCAAGCGTCAGATCGAGATCGCCAACCAGGTTGGCGCCGACGCGGTATCGCACGGCGCCACCGGCAAGGGCAACGACCAGGTGCGCTTCGAGCTCGGTTATTACGCGCTGAAGCCGGATGTGAAAGTGATCGCGCCGTGGCGCGAGTGGGACCTGCTGTCGCGCGAGAAGCTGCTGGCCTACGCCGAAACCCACGGCATCGACATCAGCAAGAAGAAGAACGGCGGCAGTCCGTACTCGATGGACGCCAATCTGCTGCACATTTCCTACGAAGGCACGGTGCTGGAAGATCCGGCCCAGGAGCCGGAAGAGGATATGTGGCTGTGGAGCGTGAGTCCGGAGAACGCGCCGGACCAGGCCGAGTACGTGGAGCTGGAATACCGCAAGGGCGACATCGTCGCCGTCAACGGCCAAGCGCTGAGCCCGGCCGGCGTGCTGACCGAGCTGAACCGCCTGGGCAACAAGCACGGCATCGGCCGCTTGGACATCGTCGAGAACCGCTACGTGGGCATGAAGTCGCGCGGCTGCTATGAAACCCCGGGCGGCACCATCATGCTGAAGGCGCACCGCGCGATCGAGTCCATCACGCTGGACCGCGAAGTGGCCCACCTGAAGGACGAGCTGATGCCGAAATACGCGCAGCTGATCTACACCGGTTACTGGTGGAGCCCGGAGCGCGCGATGCTGCAGCAGATGATAGACGCGTCGCAGGCCACGGTGAACGGCTGGGTGCGGCTGAAGCTGTACAAGGGCAATGTGATCGTCGTCGGCCGCGAATCCAAGACCGATTCGCTGTTCGACCCGACCATCGCCACCTTCGACGAGGACGGCGGCGCCTACAACCATGCCGACGCGGCCGGCTTCATCCGCCTGAACGCGCTGCGGATGCGCATCGCTGCCAATGCGCGGAACAAGCGCGGCTGA
- a CDS encoding DMT family transporter gives MRASSWIPWVFVVLWSTGFTGAKLGLPYCGPFTFLAIRMALTLLCFAALLAALRPAWPTFSQARRQWVSGGMLHGGYLGCLFAAIKLGVPAGLAALIMGMQPLLTALISWRLGEKRFRALQWLGMALGLAGTALVIAGSKGVALAGGAGAAFVIAGLLLITGGTLYQRYRGGGAHPVAGAFHQYLSALAVTGTLALLFERGERVVWSGDFIFALAWSVAMLSVLAVLLLLRMLRDGDVSRVAAYLYLVPGLTAIQAWWLFDECLSPVAMGGIVLAAVGVALVLRGGDFRLPGRLKGGRN, from the coding sequence ATGCGGGCGAGCAGCTGGATTCCATGGGTATTCGTCGTGTTGTGGAGCACGGGCTTCACCGGCGCCAAGCTCGGTTTGCCGTATTGCGGGCCGTTCACCTTCCTGGCCATCCGGATGGCGCTGACCTTGCTGTGCTTCGCCGCGCTGCTGGCCGCGTTGCGTCCTGCCTGGCCGACATTCTCTCAAGCGCGGCGGCAGTGGGTGAGCGGCGGCATGCTGCACGGCGGCTACCTGGGCTGCCTGTTCGCGGCGATCAAGCTGGGCGTGCCCGCAGGCCTGGCGGCGCTGATCATGGGCATGCAGCCCTTGTTGACCGCCTTGATTTCCTGGCGCTTGGGCGAGAAGCGCTTTCGCGCCCTCCAGTGGCTGGGCATGGCGTTGGGCCTCGCCGGCACCGCGCTGGTGATCGCGGGCAGCAAGGGCGTGGCGCTGGCTGGCGGCGCCGGCGCGGCCTTCGTGATCGCCGGCTTGCTGCTGATCACCGGCGGCACGCTTTACCAGCGCTACCGCGGCGGCGGCGCGCATCCGGTCGCCGGCGCGTTCCATCAGTATCTGTCGGCGCTGGCGGTGACCGGAACGCTGGCGCTGTTGTTCGAGCGCGGGGAGCGGGTGGTGTGGAGCGGGGACTTCATCTTCGCGCTGGCCTGGAGCGTGGCGATGCTGTCGGTGCTGGCGGTATTGCTGCTGTTGCGCATGCTGCGCGACGGCGATGTCAGCCGGGTGGCGGCCTATCTCTACCTGGTGCCGGGCTTGACGGCGATCCAGGCCTGGTGGTTGTTCGACGAGTGCTTGAGCCCGGTGGCGATGGGGGGTATCGTACTGGCAGCCGTCGGCGTGGCCTTGGTGCTGCGCGGCGGGGATTTTCGTTTACCGGGCCGCCTGAAGGGCGGTCGGAATTGA
- a CDS encoding DUF2788 domain-containing protein, with product MSEEQFTNISLVVCLTGLIIFMGFIIWDLGKKSKAGKTGMVVLFLVLGFGVSGFVFKNILVEFLLSK from the coding sequence GTGTCGGAAGAGCAATTCACCAATATTTCGCTGGTGGTGTGCCTGACTGGGCTGATCATTTTCATGGGCTTCATCATCTGGGATCTGGGCAAGAAGTCCAAGGCCGGCAAAACCGGCATGGTTGTCTTGTTCCTGGTGCTGGGTTTCGGCGTCAGCGGGTTTGTCTTCAAAAACATCCTGGTGGAGTTCTTGTTGAGCAAGTAA
- a CDS encoding lytic transglycosylase domain-containing protein gives MAAGLSAGALALLPLLSAAVAQHWPDMPSRSVLAAQVEQESGWREGAVLKTSREYGAGLGQFTKAYRADGGVRFDAIREMAARHPELRGWNWGNAFDPRYQLTAMVLKNRDNYRLIRWAEGEDRLAMMDAAYNSGFGSVLQRRRRCANTDGCDPGRWFGGLERTSGQSTRRQSGYGQSFADITNTHVRNVMAVRRAKYRPYFGEAGGSR, from the coding sequence GTGGCTGCGGGGCTGAGCGCCGGCGCGCTGGCCCTGCTGCCGCTGCTGAGCGCGGCGGTGGCTCAGCACTGGCCGGACATGCCGTCCCGCTCGGTGCTGGCGGCGCAGGTGGAGCAGGAAAGCGGCTGGCGGGAGGGGGCGGTATTGAAGACATCCCGCGAATACGGCGCCGGGCTGGGCCAGTTCACCAAGGCGTATCGGGCGGACGGCGGCGTGCGTTTCGACGCGATCCGGGAAATGGCCGCGCGCCATCCGGAGCTGCGGGGCTGGAATTGGGGCAATGCTTTTGACCCGCGCTATCAGTTGACAGCGATGGTGCTGAAGAACCGCGACAACTATCGGCTGATACGCTGGGCCGAAGGCGAGGACAGGCTGGCGATGATGGATGCCGCCTACAATTCCGGCTTCGGTTCGGTGCTGCAGCGGCGTCGGCGCTGCGCCAACACCGATGGCTGCGATCCCGGCCGCTGGTTCGGCGGTTTGGAGCGGACCAGCGGACAATCCACGCGCCGGCAGTCGGGCTACGGCCAGTCCTTCGCCGATATCACCAACACCCATGTCCGCAACGTGATGGCGGTTCGAAGGGCTAAGTATCGGCCCTATTTCGGCGAAGCGGGCGGATCGCGTTGA
- a CDS encoding MFS transporter, with protein MTTIVAVRKGDQIAIAADSQTTFGDDQKLLAPYDCFHNKIFRHGDSYLAVSGSAAHDLVLQGALKELKKKDLSSRQGIFDTFRKLHPKLKDAFYLRPEEDEEDPYESSQMMVVIANAHGIFGVYPMREIYEFSRIWAIGSGRKFAMGAMYAVYDQDLSAREIAEIGVRAGCEFDVSSSLPMTVYTVEVAAGAAKEA; from the coding sequence ATGACAACCATCGTGGCCGTGCGCAAGGGCGACCAGATCGCCATCGCCGCCGACAGCCAGACCACTTTCGGCGATGACCAGAAGCTTCTCGCGCCGTACGACTGTTTCCATAACAAGATTTTCCGCCACGGCGACAGCTATCTGGCCGTGTCCGGCTCGGCCGCGCACGACCTGGTGCTGCAGGGCGCGCTGAAAGAGCTGAAGAAAAAGGATCTGAGTAGCCGTCAGGGCATCTTCGACACCTTCCGCAAGCTTCACCCCAAGCTGAAGGACGCGTTCTACCTGCGTCCGGAGGAGGACGAGGAAGACCCGTACGAATCCAGCCAGATGATGGTGGTGATCGCCAACGCCCATGGCATTTTCGGCGTGTATCCGATGCGCGAGATCTATGAATTCTCACGCATCTGGGCGATAGGCTCGGGCCGCAAGTTCGCGATGGGCGCGATGTATGCGGTTTACGACCAGGACCTGTCCGCTCGGGAGATCGCCGAGATCGGCGTGCGCGCCGGCTGCGAATTCGACGTCAGCTCCTCGCTGCCGATGACCGTATATACCGTTGAAGTGGCCGCCGGCGCGGCCAAGGAAGCATGA